GGCCACGGCCGCCCACGGCGCCCGGTCGGTCACCCGAACAAACAAACCACCCTCCTTGGGCAGTTGTTCGAGGGCCACCGCGAGTGCTTCGCGATCCGCGAAAACCCGCGTGCCCATGCGATACGTCACGGCGCCGTCGGTCTGATCGATCGTGACGATCTGCGGCTTCAGGTCACGCGCCTGTCCGGCCCCGCGCTCGCCTTGCAGCGTAGAGGCCACCCGGCTCTCGGGCGGCGTGATCGTGGCCGTCACCATGAAGTAGATCAGCAGCAGGAAGACCACGTCGATCAGCGGCGTCAGCGGGAGGTCGCCCGCGTCGTCTCGA
The sequence above is a segment of the Phycisphaerales bacterium genome. Coding sequences within it:
- a CDS encoding biopolymer transporter ExbD — encoded protein: MRVRPPSYRDDAGDLPLTPLIDVVFLLLIYFMVTATITPPESRVASTLQGERGAGQARDLKPQIVTIDQTDGAVTYRMGTRVFADREALAVALEQLPKEGGLFVRVTDRAPWAAVAGVMQDALDAGFVKRTYVPAD